From Flavobacterium sp. 102, a single genomic window includes:
- a CDS encoding IS110 family transposase: MDKDKKTFGIDISKNTFDVMDCSGNYYQFDNNTKGFVKFLKLLCPVSHCVMEATGYYHYQLAYFLVDNNIAVYVENPLSIKRFIQMKLSRIKTDKSDAKMICMYGQDQELKLWVGYSKNQMECLQQIRLLDTYTKQSTALQNKVQAEQTLGNPSKVVISSLKRSLRNIEKEVILIETQLLELVKSEYQEVLTKVESIPGIGRKTAMMLVVLTDGFKRFESSSQLCSFCGLTPVLRQSGSSVKGRTRISKIGNAKLRNLLFMCSFTACKCNKACKAIYDRITEKGKSKKLALIAVCNKLLRQAFAIAKSGVEYSKEYRSPMPKFI, translated from the coding sequence ATGGATAAAGATAAAAAAACATTTGGTATCGACATCAGTAAAAATACATTTGATGTCATGGATTGTTCGGGTAATTATTATCAGTTTGATAATAACACTAAAGGATTTGTCAAGTTTTTAAAGCTATTATGTCCTGTTAGTCATTGTGTAATGGAAGCTACAGGTTATTATCATTATCAATTAGCTTACTTTCTTGTTGATAATAATATAGCAGTATATGTTGAGAATCCATTATCGATAAAGCGTTTTATTCAGATGAAACTCAGTAGAATTAAAACCGATAAGTCAGATGCCAAAATGATTTGTATGTATGGTCAGGATCAGGAATTAAAGCTATGGGTTGGTTATTCAAAAAATCAAATGGAATGCCTTCAGCAAATACGCTTATTGGACACTTACACTAAACAAAGTACTGCTCTTCAAAATAAGGTTCAAGCTGAGCAAACATTGGGTAATCCGAGTAAAGTTGTTATTAGTTCTCTCAAAAGAAGCTTACGCAACATAGAGAAAGAAGTAATTCTTATTGAAACCCAATTATTAGAATTGGTTAAATCAGAATATCAAGAAGTATTGACCAAAGTAGAGAGTATCCCCGGAATCGGCAGAAAAACAGCTATGATGTTGGTAGTGTTGACAGATGGGTTTAAACGCTTTGAAAGCAGTAGCCAGCTTTGCTCTTTTTGTGGTTTAACACCAGTTTTGCGACAATCAGGCAGTAGTGTAAAAGGCAGAACCAGAATAAGTAAAATAGGGAATGCCAAACTTCGAAATCTACTCTTTATGTGCAGCTTCACAGCTTGTAAATGCAATAAAGCTTGCAAAGCCATTTATGATCGAATTACAGAAAAAGGGAAAAGTAAAAAACTGGCATTAATAGCAGTTTGTAATAAACTGTTGAGACAGGCTTTTGCCATCGCAAAATCAGGAGTAGAATACAGTAAGGAATATAGAAGTCCTATGCCAAAATTTATTTAA
- a CDS encoding STM3941 family protein gives MSEIRIALSKRKLIFAFIASIIFVAIGIKFILKPESYVSFSHRNFELIRIVGYASLIFFGLCLIYIIFKAFDKKPGLIVNENGITDNSNFTSFGLIEWSEIIGIRTEQVMSTKFILIDVLSPEKFIQNSPKFKATLMKSNLKMYGTPLSITSNSLSYNFNELEKLLKTEFDKYRNTPNR, from the coding sequence ATGAGTGAAATTAGAATTGCATTGAGTAAGAGAAAATTAATTTTTGCATTTATTGCATCAATAATATTTGTTGCGATTGGAATAAAATTTATTTTAAAACCTGAAAGCTATGTTTCCTTTTCTCATAGAAATTTTGAACTAATCAGAATAGTTGGTTATGCATCATTAATCTTTTTTGGTCTTTGTTTGATTTATATAATTTTTAAAGCTTTTGATAAAAAACCAGGTTTAATTGTTAATGAAAATGGAATAACAGATAATTCAAACTTTACAAGTTTTGGATTAATTGAATGGTCTGAAATAATCGGAATTAGAACTGAACAAGTTATGTCAACTAAATTCATTTTAATTGATGTTTTAAGTCCAGAAAAATTTATTCAAAATAGCCCAAAATTCAAGGCAACTCTGATGAAGAGTAACTTAAAAATGTATGGAACTCCGTTATCAATAACATCAAATAGTTTAAGTTATAACTTTAATGAGCTTGAAAAATTATTGAAAACAGAGTTTGATAAATATAGAAACACGCCGAACCGCTAA
- a CDS encoding protein-export chaperone SecB, with protein sequence MKIKLNDWKVQEMTFSVVKNDDRKEDSFDLKTSQFFPEDDKRSFSLLFEIDVKDTDFDMFIKMLAIFELDEDITEEFKVSDFPVINAPAIAFPYLRAVISNITLQAGYRPVMLPSINFVEFAKK encoded by the coding sequence ATGAAAATAAAATTAAATGATTGGAAAGTTCAAGAGATGACTTTTTCTGTTGTCAAAAATGATGATAGAAAAGAAGATTCATTTGACTTAAAAACAAGTCAATTCTTTCCAGAAGACGATAAAAGGAGTTTTAGTTTACTTTTTGAAATAGATGTTAAAGATACTGATTTTGATATGTTTATTAAAATGTTGGCAATCTTTGAACTTGACGAAGATATAACTGAAGAATTTAAAGTTTCAGATTTCCCAGTAATAAATGCTCCAGCTATAGCATTCCCTTATTTAAGAGCAGTAATTTCGAATATTACTCTACAAGCTGGATATAGACCTGTTATGTTACCTTCAATTAATTTTGTAGAATTCGCTAAGAAATAA
- a CDS encoding phosphoribosylaminoimidazolesuccinocarboxamide synthase — MLKPVVDFPLENPILVENMLSRSSQLTRSGGTLATIINNIMQNENTFKTKTGYCHILPNKIILTRDGIIGNVSKVVVGNGISRILIIYSAFAVFLFYYSFKAYQEEKIVTALFYSLFAGFLLYKVKQSMNYSATSIIERNKIKEVKFIDAKYGATRSRFEVLFEDGKGKLKTRLIMLPGSLSDGENETKKALEILKSEKIAWK, encoded by the coding sequence TTGCTTAAGCCGGTTGTTGATTTTCCGCTGGAAAATCCTATTTTAGTAGAAAATATGCTGTCACGAAGTTCGCAACTGACGAGAAGCGGCGGCACGTTAGCCACCATTATTAACAACATTATGCAAAACGAGAACACATTTAAAACGAAAACCGGATATTGTCATATTTTGCCAAACAAAATTATTTTGACAAGAGATGGAATAATTGGAAATGTCTCAAAAGTTGTTGTTGGAAATGGAATCTCAAGAATCCTAATTATTTATTCAGCATTTGCAGTTTTCTTATTCTATTATTCTTTCAAAGCGTATCAAGAAGAAAAAATTGTTACTGCATTATTTTATAGTTTATTTGCTGGCTTTCTATTGTATAAAGTCAAGCAAAGCATGAACTATTCGGCAACTTCCATTATTGAGAGAAATAAAATTAAAGAAGTAAAATTCATTGATGCAAAATATGGCGCAACACGTTCAAGATTTGAAGTACTTTTCGAAGACGGAAAAGGAAAACTAAAAACTCGATTAATTATGCTTCCAGGTTCTTTGAGTGATGGAGAAAATGAAACTAAAAAAGCTTTGGAGATTCTGAAAAGTGAAAAGATTGCGTGGAAGTGA
- a CDS encoding IS110 family transposase yields the protein MVKSEYQEVLTKVESIPGIGRKTAMMLVVLTDGFKRFESSSQLCSFCGLTPVLRQSGSSVKGRTRISKIGNAKLRNLLFMCSFTACKCNKACKAIYDRITEKGKSKKLALIAVCNKLLRQAFAIAKSGVEYSKEYRSPMPKFI from the coding sequence TTGGTTAAATCAGAATATCAAGAAGTATTGACCAAAGTAGAGAGTATCCCCGGAATCGGCAGAAAAACAGCTATGATGTTGGTAGTGTTGACAGATGGGTTTAAACGCTTTGAAAGCAGTAGCCAGCTTTGCTCTTTTTGTGGTTTAACACCAGTTTTGCGACAATCAGGCAGTAGTGTAAAAGGCAGAACCAGAATAAGTAAAATAGGGAATGCCAAACTTCGAAATCTACTCTTTATGTGCAGCTTCACAGCTTGTAAATGCAATAAAGCTTGCAAAGCCATTTATGATCGAATTACAGAAAAAGGGAAAAGTAAAAAACTGGCATTAATAGCAGTTTGTAATAAACTGTTGAGACAGGCTTTTGCCATCGCAAAATCAGGAGTAGAATACAGTAAGGAATATAGAAGTCCTATGCCAAAATTTATTTAA
- a CDS encoding transposase — MDKDKKTFGIDISKNTFDVMDCSGNYYQFDNNTKGFVKFLKLLCPVSHCVMEATGYYHYQLAYFLVDNNIAVYVENPLSIKRFIQMKLSRIKTDKSDAKMICMYGQDQELKLWVGYSKNQMECLQQIRLLDTYTKQSTALQNKVQAEQTLGNPSKVVISSLKRSLRNIEKEVILIETNY; from the coding sequence ATGGATAAAGATAAAAAAACATTTGGTATCGACATCAGTAAAAATACATTTGATGTCATGGATTGTTCGGGTAATTATTATCAGTTTGATAATAACACTAAAGGATTTGTCAAGTTTTTAAAGCTATTATGTCCTGTTAGTCATTGTGTAATGGAAGCTACAGGTTATTATCATTATCAATTAGCTTACTTTCTTGTTGATAATAATATAGCAGTATATGTTGAGAATCCATTATCGATAAAGCGTTTTATTCAGATGAAACTCAGTAGAATTAAAACCGATAAGTCAGATGCCAAAATGATTTGTATGTATGGTCAGGATCAGGAATTAAAGCTATGGGTTGGTTATTCAAAAAATCAAATGGAATGCCTTCAGCAAATACGCTTATTGGACACTTACACTAAACAAAGTACTGCTCTTCAAAATAAGGTTCAAGCTGAGCAAACATTGGGTAATCCGAGTAAAGTTGTTATTAGTTCTCTCAAAAGAAGCTTACGCAACATAGAGAAAGAAGTAATTCTTATTGAAACCAATTATTAG
- a CDS encoding Imm27 family immunity protein: MKFNIELKSDENLLIGSWKMDGGKVVVDEVCERIEKLKDNYLKKVTVDKSGWEILYQDPKDKRYWLLFYSNSEYHGGSAPTLKMITQTEVTEKFGLLK; the protein is encoded by the coding sequence ATGAAATTCAACATCGAATTAAAATCAGACGAAAATTTACTCATCGGTTCGTGGAAAATGGACGGAGGAAAAGTTGTCGTGGACGAAGTTTGCGAGAGAATTGAAAAACTGAAAGATAATTATCTAAAAAAGGTTACCGTTGACAAAAGTGGTTGGGAAATACTTTACCAAGATCCAAAAGATAAACGTTATTGGTTGTTATTTTATTCAAATTCTGAATATCATGGTGGAAGCGCGCCGACTTTGAAAATGATAACGCAAACAGAAGTTACTGAAAAGTTTGGGTTGCTCAAGTGA